GCCGACGACGACGGACCCCGTCGCGCTTACCGCCATAATGATGCTCCGCAATAGCCCGTAGCCGGCCCCCTGGATGTCGTCCGGAAGGCTACCCACGAGGAACGCATTGTTAACGGGGCCGGCACCGGCCCGGGTGCCCAGGACAATCACGAGAACCGCGAGCCACTCGACCGTGTTAACGAACGGGAGCGCGGTGAGGGCCAGCACGTGGACGGTTGTGAGCGCGACGAGGAGCCCGCGCTCGCCGAACGAGTCGGAGAGGTACCCGGCGAACGGTTGCACGACCGCTCCCGTCGCGAAAAACGCCCCGAACAACAACGCTGCGGTCGGCGGATCGAGACCTTTTATCGATACTAGATAAAGCGGAAAGAACGCCGTGAACCCTTGGTAGGTGAACGCCATCAACGCGCTCGCGAGACTGAGCAGCGCGATCGTCCGGTCGCGCAGTATTCGGGCGAGTCGCGAGGCGGTTTGACGCGGCGATAGACCGATCGCGGCTGTCGACGCCGCGGAGGCATGCGGGACCGTTCGCCAGATCGCATAGCACACGAGGAGGAACATGGGCAGGACGAACGAGACGCCGGAGCGCCAGCCGAACCGGACGGCGAGGATCCCGGCAACGAACGGGAGGACAGCGGCCCCGACGTTCCCCGCGGCGAAGGTGATCCCCATCACCGTACCGTCTTTGGTCGGGAAGGTCCTGGAGATGATCGTCACGCGTGGCGGAGCGAACAGCCCGGTGCCAAGGCCGAACGCGGCGCATGCGACGAAGAAGGCCGTTAGCGTCGGCGCGACCGCGAAGAGAGCGACGCCGACCGCGGCGATTCCCATACTCGCGAGGAGGATTCGTCGCTCGCCCGCCCGGTCGACCAGCACACCGGCCGGAAACTGCATGCCTGCGTACGTGAGCCACATTATCGTGACGGCGGCGCCGGCCGTGGTGTTCGAAATATCAAATTCGGCGGTGATCTGTGGCAGGAGGGTCGGGATCACGAGCCGCGTGCCGAGCGCGACCATCCACCCGGCGGCGACCGTGACGGCGATCCATGCGCGACCGTCCGCCGAGACGAAGGGCACAGCGACGGCGTCCCGCCAGGCGAGGGGTCGTGGTCGTGACATCAATGGGAGGATGGTACGCGTCGGTGGTGAATGCTCGATAGTGCGTCGGGGCGGAGGACATCGTACCCGTCCCGGCCGGTGGGAACGACGACCGCGAGTCGAACTTCCGGCCGGCGGTCGGCAGTCCCATGGTCCCCGGATCGGTCGGCCGAGGTCGACGGTGGCGGGGCGCGACGGTCAGCGGAGCGCTGTCGGTCGCCGACGGGCGTGCGCACCCAGGTCTGCCCGCTCGTACGCCTACACGTAGAGAACGACGACCTCCGCTTCGACTTCGACCTCGTACGTGTCGATGGGCGGTTGGTCGCCCATGAGTTCCGTCCCGTACTCGGCCTGCTGATCCGAGCCCTCCACGTCGGTCCCATCTTCATTGGCGGTCTCGTCCTCGCCGTCGTCGTCCGTCGGGGGCGTCTCGACTGCCACGTCGAACGTCGGCGTGGAGAGTTTATGTGGGTTGAAGACGGAATTTCCGGTCGCGATGTCGAACTTCCAGCCGTGCCACGGGCACTGGATGATCTCGCCTTCGCGGATGAGCTCGTACTCGCCGACCTCCGGCGCAATCGTTTCACAGGTGACTCGACCCTCGCACAGCGGCGCGAGTTGGTGCGGACACACGTTCGCGAGCGCGTAGAACTCGCCCTTGACGTTGAAGACGCCGATGGTGAGGTTCCCGACCTGGACGATCTTCTTCTTCCCCGGCGGGAGCTCCGACACCGGACACACCTCGTGTCGCGTCTTCCCCCCCGATCCAGCCGAATTGGTGTTCGTCGTCATGTGATTACAGCCCGTACAATTCCTGGGCGTTCTCGTGGTAGATGGCGTTCGAGAGACCCTCCGGAAGGGGCGGGAGACCGTGCGCGGGCGAGTCCCCGTCCCAGTGGGGGTAGTCGCTCGCGAACATCACCGTCTCCTCCGCGTGCATCATTTCGAAGATCTGGAGCAGGTGTTCGGACTTCTCCGGTTCCTCGATGGGCTGGGTCGTGAACCGGACGTTCCGCCGGACGTACTCACTCGGCGGGCGCTCGAGCCAGGGAGCTTGCTCCTTCAGCCCCTTCCAGTTCTTGTCCATGCGCCACAGGACGTGCGGCACCCAGCCGAACCCGCCCTCAATCATCACGAAGTTGAGATCTGGGAACTCGACGAAGACGCCCTCCAGAACCATGCTCACAAGCTGGCCCATGAAGTTGGCCGGGAGGACGGTGTGGCGCTCGAAGTATGAGTTCGGATACCCGGCACCAGACGGCGGGTTCGTGAACGCGCGCCCCTCCGGGCCGACGTGGATGGCGAAGGGGAGCCCCTCCTCCTCGGCGGCCTCGTAGATGGGCCAGTAGTTTCGCTGACCGAGCGGGATCCGGGTGGCACTGCCGGCGATGACCTGGGCCATCTGCGGGTGGTCGGCGAGGCGGTGGATCTCCTTGGCGGAGTGCTCGGGGTTCTGGGTGGCCACGGATATGGACCCGAGGAATCGGTCGTCGGCCGACAGCCAGTCGTCGATGAGCCAGTCGTTGTAGGCGCTCGTCAGTGCGCCGGCGTAGTACGTGTTCGGCAGGGTGGATGCGGCGAGGCTTGGGCCGCCGCCGGTGAGGATGGCGTAATCAATGTCGAACGGATCGAGCAACTGGTCCGCAACCTTCGCCGGATCTGAGCCCGGAGGGCCGCCGTCGTCCGGGTGGGCATCCTCCCGTGGGACGCCGATCGGACTCGACCAGTATCCCTTCGGGTAGAAGACGCCCTGGGACTGGAAGTTCTTCGGCAGGTACGGAATCAGGTCGTCTTCGTCGCGCAGGTATGGGTGAACGTCACAGTCGACGAGAGAAAGATTTCCATCGTCAGGATCCCTGGCTCGAGACCCAGATCGTGGTTGCTGGGACATCAACGAGAAGTCGGACGGTAGCGGTTATAAGTGTTTCCTGTGTCGCGATAGTTCACGTTCGTCGATATGATCGCCGAGCGTACCGGTGTGTTCGAGAGGGCGTCCAACGGTCCGAACCGCACCGCACGCCCGCTAGAGAACGCTCGAGTTCCCCATGTCTGTTCTCGAATCCCCCATGTCGGTTATCGACATCTCGATCTCGTTGACGGTGCGGAGCAATTGCTCCGAGAGCGTCGATTCGATCCGTTCGTCGGACATGGCGTGCTTCGAACCGGTCAGGGTCGCGGCCGCCACGACTCGGTCATTGACGATGATCGAGCGCCCGATCGACCGGACGCCGCTGACCGACTCGCCGTCGTTCAGCGAGTAGCCGTTCTCTCGAACCCGCTTCAACTCCGCGAAGAACTCCTCCCGATCGGTGATCGTGTTCTCAGTCAGCTTCGGAAGCCCGTGTCGGTCGAGAATCGCCGCAACCCGGTCGTCCGAGTACGACGCGACGATGGCCTTGCCGGCCGCCGAACAGTGCACCGGGAGTACCCGTCCGAGAACGTCGTTCCTCGACGGCGCACCTTCCCCCACGACGCGGCAGAGGACGATGGCGCGACCATTTTCCTCGGCCAGGAGCTGCACCATCGTCGAGGTCTCGCGAGCCAGGTGGGCGATGGCCTGCTCCCCCGGTCGGACGATAGCGTATCGGTTCCGCGCGGCCATCCCCAACTTGAGGAAAAGGAGGCCGACGTGGTACTCTGCGCCCTCCTGAACGACGTATCCGCGCCATCGGAGCGTCGCCAGGTGGTCGTGGACCGTACTCGGGGCGATGTCGAGTTGCGCCGCCACTTCGGCCACGGTCGCCCCGTCGAGACGGGTTAGCACCTCAAGGATGTTGAACGCCGTATCGGTAGTCTTTATCCGCCTTTTGGGGACGTCGTAGTTTGTCATGAAGAAACCTCTGAGGTGAACAATAATACGTGTTTCTATCTTATCAGTTGATACTTATTCAATGGTTTATTCTTTGGGATAAGCGAAGTCGAAATTTTCACCCGCATCTGAACAAATTTCTGCCAAGTCCTTCACGGGGTATCAGTTCAGCGGCGGCCACACCGCAGGTTCCGCCGACATCTCCAAATATTTCTCGGTAATGAATTCGGTATTAACGAATCCAAGGGCCGTTCAATCCGCCGCCCGGACGAGACGCGGACGCGTTCAGCCGCGGTTTACATTCCTACTCTTGTAATGAAAACGGGGATCATCTCCGGGTCGGTGGTCGTGTCCTCTGAGTCGCTTATCCGTCATCCTTCATGCATCGAAAATATGCCCGAACTCGTCGTGCTCCGCTTGCCGATCCGAGTGAAAGACGACCATGGAGATCGGCTTCTGGTTGATCGCCGGCCCCGTGATAGTCGTCCCCGGCAAGATGGCGCCCCGGTCGTACAGATCGAACTTGCGGCATTCGCCGGCTGCGAAATAGAACGCTTTGTAGGTTCCCACATGGGCCGCAGGGTTGCCGTCGCGCCGACTCTCGATCGCCGGTTTGTCCGTCTCGCCAATCGCGCGAACCTAGAGGAGGACGATTTCGGTTGGATCCTCCATCCGGTGCCCGTACCGTGATCGGTGGCCACGCGGCAACGTTAGGTCTATGACAGCATCGCCGACCGCTCGTGTGGTGGCCGTGACGTGTGCGCTGTTGTCGTTCATTCAATAAAATTCAGACGCTGAAATACGAGTTCATCGATTCCATAATTCGTGGGTGGGCGGTCGGCTGAACGTCCGCCACTGGCTTGCGCTGTTAGTCCATCAATCTAACGTCCAACGACCGTATCAAGCGCTCGATGGACGAACACCTGCTCAGGAGCATAAATAGATAGTACTCATATCAGACATGTCTTGAGCCGCTGTATATAGCGTTTACCATGACGTCCGTGTGGTTGTAATGCCCCCAGTGCCGTTACGAATAGAGCATCTCAAGCCGAATCTCACTCGTAACGCTCATCACCTGCTGCGGGAGCTCTTCATGAAAGAACTTCCAGCGCAGACGGTGAGCGGGACCGTCAACACTGATTGCACCGAATACTTCGCCATCGACGACATTCGCTGAACTTACTGATCGTGTGCCATTCAGTTGCTCTTCGTCGTTCTGCGCGTATCCTTGATTACGAATCTGCTCCGTAGCTCGCTCGCATACTGGCCACAGCACTCCCACATCGGCGATGAGATGATGACGTGGACCGAAGTCCTTGGCTTCGATTGGCCCATCCATGCCATGGTGAACGTAGGCAATATGATCATGCGAGGCGTGTTCGACAAGTGCCCTGACCTGAACGTCGTCCTTCAGGAGGCGGGCCACTGGTGGGTCCCGTTCATTCGGTATCGGATGGAGGAGTTCTACGAGATGCATCCTGATGATATCAAAATCACACCTCGAAAACACGGGACCAATGAGGACTACCTACAGCGGTCGCCCAGCGAGTCCCTTCGGGACAACGTCTACTTGTGTATACAACCCCTGTCGCTGCCACGTAACTCGGGTGAAGCGAGGAACATGCTCGAGATGAGCCTTGCCGACGAGATGTTCATCTACTCCAGCGACTGGCCGCATCAGACGCTAGACCCGCCCACGTGGTTCTACACGTCACGTGCATTCGACGACGAACTGCGTCAGTCGATCCTGTCGAAAAATGCCGAAGAAATCCTGCGTCTCTAAGGACCACAGATGAGCACAGAACACGAAATAGGAGACGACTACACGAAGGTCGCATCTTTCACAGATATCCCGCGTGGAAGCGGTATCGGCGTGAACGTGAACGGCATCGAGATTGCGGTCTTCAACGCGGACGGGGAGCTCCTTGCCATCTCGAACCGCTGTCCCCATCAGAATGCTCCGCTGTACAAGGCTGGGGACGAGAAAATCAACGCCGAACACACCTGGACGGACACTCGCGGAGGGGTGAACGAGGAGGAAGCCACCGTAAGTTGCCCGTGGCATCTCTGGGAAATGGACCTCGAAACAGGGAAACATGAAGTATCCGGGAAGTGCATTGGAACGTTCGATGTTGAAATCTCGGATGGCGATGTGTACGTCCAAGTCTGACCCTCTGAACGACCCCCGTCGTTCAACTCCCTGTTCGCGATGGGTACCCGGCGACTGATCTCAGCCTCCGGTTTACCATCAACGTGACCGTCGAGCCTGAGCTCGGGGACGTGTCCATGGGAAACGGAGTACTGGCGCATCTCGTAAAGACATAGCTGAAAAGTACAACCGGTGAACAATTATATATGACTAATCTATGGCTTTTATGCTCCACCATCGAGTATTTGATATTTAGAATCTCGGAAACACAGTCGTGTTTCTCCAGGCGGACTAGGGCGAATACGGCTACTTCATTGCGACTGGTGCCCCGCGGTCAGCACTCTCAGAGAGGGCGTCGATCACGCGCATGTTCGCGATCGCCTCGGCAATGTCCGTCCGTGGGGGATCACCTGTTTCGATACAACGGGTGAAGTGGTCTAGCTCCAGGCGGTAGTGGTCGACCAGATCGAATGTCTCCACCTTGTGTCGGCCGTTTAGCTGATACTCGAGCTCTGTCAGTTCGTCGACTGGCGTATCGAACGCGTCGGCGACCTCAAGCCACCCGTTCGAGCCTTCGACGCGATAGCGCTGGACCAGTGGCGTGTCGAATCTCGATTCGATCGTCGCCGTCGCTCCGTCGTCGTACTCGAGGATACCGGTGAATGCCGTGTCGACGCTAGTATCCAGTGGATCAGACATATGTGTCTAGACGCGATCCGGCTCGCCGAGGAACTGCCGTGCAGCCGAGACGGAGTAACACCCCACGTCCATCAGGCTTCCCCGGCGAGATCCGGATTAAGGCGGACGTTCTCCGGGTCGTCGTAGAGCGGGAACTTGAACGATGCAGTGACCGACCGAACGTCGTCGAGCGCCTCCTGTGCGAGTTCGATCGCGCGCTCGGTTCGAGGGTGGTACCGATACATGAACGCCTCCATGAGGGTGACGTCCCACTCCTCACAGTACGCGGCAACCTCGCGGGCATCGTCGGTATCGACCGCGAGCGGCTTCTCGCAGAGGACATCCAGTCCGGCGTCGGCCGCCTTCTTCGTCCATTCGGCGTGGAGTGCGTTTGGAACGGGGATGTGCACCACGTCGATCCCAGAGTCCGCTAGGAGAGCCTCGTAGTCCCCGTAGCTCCGGGGAACGGAGAACTCCTCGGCCAGCGCCGATGCCCGGTCCGCGTCACGCGAGGCGATCGCACCGAGTCGGTGCTCGCTCGCGCGACTCGCGGGCATCACCGACTTCCGGGCGATTCCTGCCGTCCCGAGAATGCCGAACTTCAGACTGGCGAGAGATGCGCACGCCCATAGAAGGGCCAGCGATTCCGCCTGGTGGGACACTCGACTCGCCGCTGCCGTCCTCTCGTTCTCGACCCTCTTTACCTTCTCATTTTCCTCCGTCGTGACTCCGTCCGCCTCCGATTTCGCTTCGGCCGGATGCGCGACGGTCGTCACTGGGTCTGGAGACTACGTAGGCGTCGACACCGAGAACACGGAATGGTCAGTCCACGAGTTCTCGATAGCGCTTTCGAATCGTGAGCGGCGTCACGTCAGCCACGTCAGCGAGTTCGGTCTGCGTAATCTGTTCACCGACTTCCTGCCCGGCCAAGTACACACAGGCCGCTGCGACCCCCTTCGGATTCCGCCCGTTCATAAGCCCCTCAGCGTCCGCACACTGGAGTAGGTCTCGGGCCCGACGTTCGATGTCGTCGGAGGCATCGACGGCGGACGTGAGTCGTGGAACGAACTCACGAGGACGACGTGGCCCTGCTTCAAGGCCAAGTTCCTGGTTCAGCACTCGATAGCCGAGCTTCACCTTCGACTCGTCGCACCGTGCCACCTCGGCAACCTCGCCGAGTGTTCGCGTGTAGCCATCACATCGACACGCCGCGTACAAGCATCCAGCAGCGATCGTTTCGATCGCCCGGCCACGGATCAGGTTCTCCTTCATCGCCTCCCGGTAGATTGCCGCGCTGCGTTCCGCCACTGATTTGGGAAGCTCAAGCGAGCTCGCCATTCGCCGGAGTTCCGAACAGGCGAGGGCGAGGTTCTGCTCTGCTGTCGACCGAAATCGGCCCCGATCGTGCTCGCGACGTAGCCGGCCGAGCTGTGCTCGCTTGCGCCCTGGTAGGATCGACCCCGTCCCGTCTCGTATTCGGCCAATTTCGGTTGAAAGACCGCGATCATGTCTTGCTGCGGTGAGCGGTGCGCCAACCCGGCTGGAATTGTCGTCATCATCGTCGAACGAACGCCACTCCGGCCCCCTGTCGAGCCGCTGCTCGGTGACGACGAGCCCACACTCGGTACACCGCCGCTCACCCGCGTCTGCAATGACGGTGCTACTGCACTCCGGACAGGTCGCGGAGAGCTGCTTATCGGACTGTTCGTCGAACCCGGTTTCGTAGACGTCTCTCAAAGCCATCGTTGATCATGCAGGGCCAGTCACGGCTGCCCCGCACCCTTCAGGGGCCAACAAAACCCATGGCGGGTGCTACATGCCCGTTCAGCCGTGGTCACGCATGTGGGAACGATCGACTAGCGAAGGCCACGTCGAACTCGCAATTCGCCTATCTACACCCTCACCCTCGAATCTACATGGTCATGGACGCTGTGTACACATTCCAGAGGACTAGGATAACTACGGCTGTAAACGATTCACTGATGGCGAATGACGGTGGCGGCGACGTGAGGGTGGTCAAAAGATGAGCTTCAGCCTGCGGGCAAACCCAACCAGTTGGCGTTTAGGTACGGAAGGGCTGAACGACCGCTCTGAGCGTCCAACTAAGTGAACCGTTGAGGGAATAGCATCGAGCACTTCTCAGATGAATCATCACAAGCATGCAGCAGGAGTGTTCACTGGTCAGCACATGGTGTCAATTCCACCGTACCGCTGTGTAGCTGTGCTCTGTTTCCTGTCACAGCGACCACCGTGAATATCGTACATCATTGTTAATAGCGTTTTCGTAATAACACCTTAGATGATTGCCCATCAATATCTGAGCATGGCGTCTGTCCGATTCAACGATGAACCCAGTGTTAGTGACAACTGGGATCGTGTTTTTCGAGCCCTTGCAGCGGAACCCCGCCGCCAAGTGATCGGCTCACTGGTAGACGCGCCAGCTGACCAGGCAATAATCCTCCCGGAGAGTGCGGAATCTGTCCACATCCAGAGCTCACCAGAGGACCTCCGGGTCGACCTGTATCATTCCCATCTGCCACTGTTAGCAGAGTTGGAGTTCGTCGACTGGGATACCGATCCGCTCGTTGCAGTCCGTGGCCCAAAATTCGGTGAAGTTGCCGCAGTGTTCCATGCAGTACACTCGTCCGTGAGCGACCTTCCCGATTCGTTAGTCGACGGGTGTCACCGGCTCGAGCAAGAACGATCAGCTGGGGCTGGCGGGTAACTCGCCCGACGAGTAGCGATCGGAGGGAATTTACGGAATTGGAGGTCTGTCAGTACATCGAATAGTTAGTCGACCGTACGACGAACCCTACCGGAGACGGGACTATACGGTGTCAAGTGACTCCGACCGTGCTTCGACTAAAATGGAGTCATGATCGTCGACGGTGACGAGAGAGTTGCTGTACTCGAACGAGACCTGACCAGACTGACGTGCCGTGTTCTTCTCCCAGGATTCAATAAGGTTGTCCAGTGCATCTGGGTCAAGCGTCTCGTACAGTGGCGGCAGTGACTCAGGGGAACAGTGTTCGGTTGCACTCACTACCTCGATGATGGCGATGCTGACAGATTCATCTGGACTGAGTTCGTATTCTTCGCCGAGAGAAGGTGAGGAAGTCGGATAAACAACCGGATTTCTGTGTTCGATTGATGATCACTGTGTAGGATGGAGTCGCAGGTCGACGGAACGACTGAGCGGAGACCGCCGTCAGGTTCTAGCGGTTGCTCGAACTGGTCCGTCATCTGTGTACCAGCCGGTGTTGAACCCAGCCCCATCGAGGAACTCCACTGCTCGTCCTATGAGGAATGTGAATTGGCGAAGCAACGCTGTGGCGGGTACGGTACTCCAGCCACCGTACTTGGCTTACGAGTTTGGGACGCGACAACGGCCAGAGAGAACGCAGTTCCAGCACGGGAAATCGTCGGTCAGTTAGTCGCACTCGCACGGGTACTCTTCGTCGGCTTCATCGCCGTCTTCGCGCTCACCTCGTGCACCAGCTGTCTGGGTGATGGCCTTCGCTGAGAGGTCCTCCTCCTCGGGGAGCGGTGGGTTCGACGTCCCTGAGCCGTCCGCGGCGAGCTGCGCGTGGATGGCCGTCTCGAGGACTGGCGGTCTGATCGCGACCGCGACGCGGTGTTTGCAGGCCCCCTCGGAGGCTGCGTCAGCGGGACAGTCGCAGTGGGCCGGAAGGCCGTCGCTCACGGTGACCCAATACTCGTGGTTCTCTGGGTCGGGGTGGCTTCCGTTCCGGACAAGGAGTGCGCTGCCGTGGAGCTCGAACTCGAATGCCTCATACTGCGCCCGTTTCAGGACGCGCGACGGTACCTCTAGTCGAGTAAGTGGATGTGTTGGCATGAACATCAGCAAGGGAGAGTGGCTCACCCCGCACCCCTCAGGGGTTGACAAACACGCTGTTCTGACGCTCCAGCAACTTTGTTGAGTTACGCGGACTCTACTCAGGACGGGTCAGAAACGCCCCTCAACCGGCAAATTGAAGATCGACAAGTATCGGGACAACGGGAAAAGCACGCAGGAACTCCTCTCCCTCATTACGGCGGAGGGGGATTTTAGATATACAATGTACAGCGAGCAGCTGACATATGTACGCTGCATTCCGCCTGGTACTCCCATATGCGACCGATAGACTCCCCACGTGAACCCTCGGTGTCACGACCCCGAGTTCGTTGGGAACGTACCCACGGAGAACTGCGCTCCCCTAGGTCCCCCGTCTCGCGACGAAAATACTTTCGACAACCTCATTTTCCCTTCATCTTATAGACCTACTAGATGAGCAATTACCAAACGGTACGGTTACGGAATGGCGCTGAAGTGAGCGTTGGAGATCACTTATTGGTTATGAAGGATATCCCATTGAGTGATTTCACTGAAGAACTGGATACGGGGACGACAATGAAGGTGGACCAGCTCACATTTGATGACGAGCGGTTTGAGACTGGCCTTGTCATCATTTGGACTGAAAATCACGGGTGGATTCACTGTGATCAGCTGGCGAACCTGATGGCTGAAGACCGCATTCTGGTCAGTGTGAATAGGTAAGACAGATCCTTCTCCTGGCCATTTTCCCTCAATTCATGCTCTTGGGAGCGTAGTGCACTCACCGATGGGACGAATCGAGACTTCCTGGTTTTTGATTTGAGTGAGGCGAGTGCCTCTCCACGTATTCGCAAGTGCCTCCTCAAGCAGTTGTTCCCTAAGGAAACCTGTATTCCGACTACTTTCTGATGAGCGGAGTGAAGTACATTTATACAAACTATCTGATTTTGGTTATCTATATAATTGCGTCCCAATAGGTGGAACTCCGGAGTACGGTCGGGGGATTCACGGCGAGCGGGCGGCTCCACACGCTGAGCGTCTGGTTCATCCTCGCGCTCAAGCTGATGATGGGGCTGGCGTTCTTCCAGAGCGGGCTCGACAAGGTGCTCTCTGGGAGCTTCAGCGCTGGTGCCTATCTGACGGGGGCCGCCCCGGCGAACGGGAGTCCGGCCGCGGACCTGTTCGTGGCGATGGGGAACACGCCGTGGGTCGTCGAGTTCGTGAACGTCGCCGTCCCGTGGGGCGAGATACTCATCGGGCTCGGGTTGATCTTCGGCGTCATGACGCGCTTCGCCGCGTTCTGTGGCGCCTTCATGATGCTCCTGTTCTATCTCGGGAACTGGGACATCTCGCATGGCTACATCAACGGGGACTTCGCGTACATGCTCGTCTTCCTCTCGGTCGCCGCGTTCGGCGCCGGGCGGATTCTCGGGTTCGATGCGTACATCGAGCAGTACGAGGTCGATGGGCGACCCCTCGTCGAGCGCTACCCCTGGCTGCGATACGTCCTCGAGTAATCCGGGTTCGTACTACTGGCAGACGAAACCTCGATTGGGCCGAGGCGAAGGCGACTTGTTCGATTTGCTCAGCCCGGACCGGGTCGTTGGAAAGCCATCTCGAGGTGATTCTACGCAGTCGGGAGTCGTACCTTCTTACCCAGAAGTTCTTGATCATCCGCACGAGTGACACGGACTCGTATGCCCCACCGCCATATTCCACCGGCGTGACTGAAGATGAGATCCTGAATTCGTGGGCACCGTGTACGCTGCAACAGGTACGGAAGCCAGCGTGTTCCGGTCGGAGTTGTAGGCACGTCCGAGCATAGAAAGTCTAAGTGTCATGTGACAATTTCAAATCGCGCCCCGCCAGCCGACCCCTTGGTGGCACGAATTGACCAGCCGTGAGCATCGACGATCGCTTTGACGATGGCCAGTCCATAGCCGGTCCCCTGCTGGTCGGTCGAAACGCCCATCTCGAACAAGTCACTAACGTCAGTATCTGGAAAGCCAGTCCCCGAGTCTTCGACGTAGAATCCAGACGAGCCGATTGCGCCGACGCGAACTACGACGTCGGATCCACCGTGTTCGACCGCGTTTCGAAACAGGTTTTCGAACACCTGTTTGAGGCGCGTGGCGTCCGCTTCGATCGTCAAATCCCCCTCAACCAGCAACTCGGCGTTCGGTGCCTGGATGTATCCCCAGGCAGTCCGTGCCGCCGTCTCAAGCCGTACTGGTGAGGTCGTTTCGATGATTTGTCCGTGTCTGGCAAGGGTCAACATGCCCGAGATCAACTCGTCCATGCGGTTCAGTGCTGCAGCCGACTGTTCGATATGGTCGGTGGGGTCACGAGCCTCCGCTGCGAGTTCGAGGTGTCCCTGAGCGACGGTGAGTGGATTCCGAAGGTCGTGACTGACGAGACTCGCGAACTCGTCGAGCCGCTCTGTCTGAGCGGAGAGCTGTGTGCGCTGGTCGTGGAGACGATCTGTCTGCGCGCGCCGTTGCGCATAGAGATATCCGACGATCGCGGACATTGCCATGCCGAACAGAACGGCGTTGAGGTAGCTGATGGCCCGGCTTGAAAAGTCCATTCCGTCCCCTTGCTGGACAGTGACGAGCCAGAACACGATGAACGCGAACAACCCGGCCCCGATGAGTATCGCCTTGGTGGTCATCCAGATGACAGATGTCGACACGTCTTCGCTGACGAGCCATCCACCGAACACACAGATTCCAATGGAGAGGACGAGTGGAAGGAGAATTTGTAGGAACCGAACACTGAGCGATGCGTCGCCACTGAGCAGGACGAGGAGCGTCACGATGACGCTGAGCCCACCAGCGAGACTGACTGCGGCACGTTGGAGACGTTCAGGGACCATATTGAGTAGAGGGGAGCTGGCGATATTGCACTCGGTGGCTTACAGTGGTCTGCAGGCACGGACGCCGGCTATTGCGATGCGACCCTCGCCCCATGGGTAACCGTTCGCCTTCGCGTATCAGCGGTGAGTCTCATGGCGACGCGCCATCGCATCCTCATTCGACCTCGTAAACAGATCAGCGTCTGTCCAAAGCGAAACGGGCGCGGTTTAGGGATGCAGGGGCGGGATTGAGAGCGAGACCTGACCTCTCGTTCGACTGTGGGTGGTACCATTCACTTCCGGAATACCCCATTCGATTTGTCAGGGTCATTCTTGCCTCGCTACATAGCGCGCTCTTATAGTTCTCTTGGCTAAGCCAGTTGACGCACACTCCCTCGTCGACCGTCGCTCACCCTGCAGTGAGGTGAGCTATGTTCAATTACCGATGAGTGACC
The Halorarum halophilum genome window above contains:
- a CDS encoding transcription initiation factor IIB; translation: MALRDVYETGFDEQSDKQLSATCPECSSTVIADAGERRCTECGLVVTEQRLDRGPEWRSFDDDDDNSSRVGAPLTAARHDRGLSTEIGRIRDGTGSILPGRKRAQLGRLRREHDRGRFRSTAEQNLALACSELRRMASSLELPKSVAERSAAIYREAMKENLIRGRAIETIAAGCLYAACRCDGYTRTLGEVAEVARCDESKVKLGYRVLNQELGLEAGPRRPREFVPRLTSAVDASDDIERRARDLLQCADAEGLMNGRNPKGVAAACVYLAGQEVGEQITQTELADVADVTPLTIRKRYRELVD
- a CDS encoding HalOD1 output domain-containing protein; this translates as MSATEHCSPESLPPLYETLDPDALDNLIESWEKNTARQSGQVSFEYSNSLVTVDDHDSILVEARSESLDTV
- a CDS encoding SWIM zinc finger family protein, yielding MSDGLPAHCDCPADAASEGACKHRVAVAIRPPVLETAIHAQLAADGSGTSNPPLPEEEDLSAKAITQTAGARGEREDGDEADEEYPCECD
- a CDS encoding DoxX family protein translates to MELRSTVGGFTASGRLHTLSVWFILALKLMMGLAFFQSGLDKVLSGSFSAGAYLTGAAPANGSPAADLFVAMGNTPWVVEFVNVAVPWGEILIGLGLIFGVMTRFAAFCGAFMMLLFYLGNWDISHGYINGDFAYMLVFLSVAAFGAGRILGFDAYIEQYEVDGRPLVERYPWLRYVLE
- a CDS encoding sensor histidine kinase → MTLLVLLSGDASLSVRFLQILLPLVLSIGICVFGGWLVSEDVSTSVIWMTTKAILIGAGLFAFIVFWLVTVQQGDGMDFSSRAISYLNAVLFGMAMSAIVGYLYAQRRAQTDRLHDQRTQLSAQTERLDEFASLVSHDLRNPLTVAQGHLELAAEARDPTDHIEQSAAALNRMDELISGMLTLARHGQIIETTSPVRLETAARTAWGYIQAPNAELLVEGDLTIEADATRLKQVFENLFRNAVEHGGSDVVVRVGAIGSSGFYVEDSGTGFPDTDVSDLFEMGVSTDQQGTGYGLAIVKAIVDAHGWSIRATKGSAGGARFEIVT